The Leishmania major strain Friedlin complete genome, chromosome 23 nucleotide sequence cactagagggggcggcagcggcagcgcgatAAGCTAGTAAGAGAGGTGCTCGCTCCGGCATATGAAGGTAGTGGTGGAGAGGTGGGCAGGGAAGAGGATATGCGCGTGTATAGAGGCAATCGAAAAGAAACAAGAAACAAAGACCGTCCACGCAGGGGCAGCGAGCGTGAAGCTAGAACCGGCGAtcacagcacacacagagacagggCCTGGCATGGCCACAGTTGCGTAGCAGCAGCCCAGGTACCAAACTCCCGGCAGTgaccgcgcacgcaccgacGACGTCTACGGCTCGCCCAGCCCAGCCCATACCGCACACTcggaggcgcagaggggagggcaagCCAAGAAAGCTGGCAGTGGTCAGGAGGTGCAGCCACAGCAACCCCGTGCAGGCATCAGCCACtgtgtgggggagagagacaaagcgggagagacacacgcagtCCACATGCGAGGATGCACGAGCGGCGGGGTGCAGAGCACGGCTCGCACACAAGCCCGGACGCAGCCCACTAGTTGCCGGCAGCGTGCTCCTTCGGCTGATCATCGTTACCATCCTCATTGCccttgcctccctctcccacgtTGTCTCCATCttcgctcttcttctgcaCATCCCCGTCGTTCTGCTGCACAAGGACGCCGTCCTTCTCATCGCTTCGAGTGGTCGTATCGATGTTACCCGCACTTTTCTGGGGCTCCTTTGCGGAGTCCTTCGTGCAAGAGCTTCCCATGGTG carries:
- the HASPA2 gene encoding hydrophilic acylated surface protein a produces the protein MGSSCTKDSAKEPQKSAGNIDTTTRSDEKDGVLVQQNDGDVQKKSEDGDNVGEGGKGNEDGNDDQPKEHAAGN